A genomic region of Pseudomonas abietaniphila contains the following coding sequences:
- a CDS encoding ABC transporter ATP-binding protein: MSFITVNNVWQQYDDQVVLEGLNLSIAEGEFCTLVGASGCGKSTFLRLLLGQEVPSKGAILLDGQPIAEEPDASRGVVFQRYSVFPHLSVLDNVALGLELPRSALLGRLFGNAKREAREQASVLLHKVGLGHALDKYPTQLSGGMQQRLAIAQALIMKPRVLLLDEPFGALDPGIRKDMHALLLELWRETKLTVFMVTHDLSEGFNLGTRLLVFDKVRIDPHAPGAYGARITYDIPLNSDRRAARAAIESLQTV; this comes from the coding sequence ATGAGCTTCATTACGGTCAATAACGTCTGGCAACAATACGACGATCAAGTGGTGCTCGAAGGCCTGAACCTGAGCATCGCCGAGGGTGAGTTCTGCACATTGGTCGGCGCTTCAGGTTGCGGCAAATCGACTTTCCTGCGCCTGCTGCTGGGCCAGGAAGTGCCGAGCAAAGGCGCGATCCTGCTGGACGGTCAGCCCATCGCCGAAGAGCCGGATGCCAGCCGCGGCGTGGTGTTCCAGCGTTACTCGGTGTTCCCGCACCTGTCGGTGCTGGACAACGTGGCGCTGGGCCTTGAACTGCCTCGTTCGGCGCTGCTGGGCCGACTGTTCGGCAACGCCAAGCGTGAAGCGCGGGAACAGGCCTCGGTGCTGCTGCACAAGGTCGGGCTCGGCCATGCGCTGGACAAGTATCCGACGCAGCTGTCCGGCGGCATGCAACAACGGCTGGCCATCGCTCAGGCGCTGATCATGAAGCCTCGCGTGCTGCTGCTCGACGAGCCGTTCGGTGCACTCGACCCCGGTATCCGCAAAGACATGCACGCCCTGCTGCTGGAGCTGTGGCGCGAAACCAAACTGACGGTGTTCATGGTCACTCACGACCTGTCCGAAGGCTTCAACCTGGGCACGCGTCTGCTGGTGTTCGACAAGGTCCGCATCGACCCACACGCCCCCGGTGCCTACGGCGCACGCATCACTTACGACATTCCCCTGAACAGCGATCGTCGCGCCGCGCGCGCGGCCATTGAATCGCTGCAAACGGTTTGA
- a CDS encoding urea amidolyase associated protein UAAP1, whose protein sequence is MTDSTAVFPVFAEELLPGGGHLSFVLKRGELLRLTDLNGNANVSLTMFNAHEKTERLNLPDSLKCQHTAKLTTGHCLYSDMGRVLAAITSDTCGWSDSIGGVLCAEEVTEKYGQGRYQELRNGFFRNGTDNLLVEMGKWGLGLSDLLMTLNLFSRVNVDDHGALAFVPDNSKAGDCIELYAPMDTLVVLTALQHPMDPNPEYAPQPVKLSWMKADASVAEHCRTSREENVRGFINTDRLFA, encoded by the coding sequence ATGACTGATTCAACTGCTGTGTTCCCCGTATTTGCCGAAGAACTGCTGCCCGGCGGCGGCCACCTGTCGTTCGTGCTCAAGCGCGGCGAATTGCTGCGCCTGACCGACCTCAACGGCAACGCCAACGTCAGCCTGACGATGTTCAACGCCCATGAGAAAACCGAGCGTCTGAACCTCCCGGACAGCCTCAAATGCCAACACACCGCCAAGCTCACCACCGGTCATTGCCTGTACTCGGACATGGGCCGCGTGCTGGCGGCGATCACCTCCGACACCTGCGGTTGGAGCGACAGCATTGGCGGCGTCTTGTGTGCTGAGGAAGTCACGGAGAAGTACGGCCAGGGCCGCTATCAGGAACTGCGCAACGGCTTCTTCCGCAACGGCACCGACAACCTGCTGGTGGAAATGGGCAAGTGGGGCCTGGGCCTTTCCGATCTGTTGATGACGCTCAACCTGTTCAGCCGGGTCAATGTCGACGACCACGGCGCACTGGCCTTCGTGCCCGACAATTCGAAAGCCGGTGACTGCATCGAGCTGTATGCCCCCATGGACACGCTGGTGGTGCTCACCGCCCTGCAACACCCGATGGACCCCAACCCCGAGTACGCGCCACAACCGGTCAAGTTGAGCTGGATGAAGGCCGACGCCAGCGTCGCTGAACACTGCCGTACGTCCCGCGAGGAAAACGTGCGCGGTTTCATCAACACCGACCGCCTGTTTGCTTGA
- a CDS encoding urea amidolyase associated protein UAAP2, giving the protein MNTPQKNAPVSITHIPAGEPSLTELKAGQTLRLLDLEGNQAVDTLFYSLTNPRERYDVQRTLRRQNNVYLSKGSVLYSNLGKPMLTIVEDTCGRHDTLGGACAQESNTVRYALEKRHMHSCRDNYLRACMHDGRLGKRDISPNINFFMNVPVTAEGGLTFEDGISGAGKYVELRAEMDVIVLISNCPQLNNPCNGYNPTPAELLVWD; this is encoded by the coding sequence ATGAACACGCCACAGAAAAATGCACCCGTTTCGATCACCCACATCCCGGCTGGCGAACCGTCGCTGACCGAACTCAAGGCCGGGCAAACCCTGCGCCTGCTGGACCTCGAAGGCAATCAGGCCGTCGACACGCTTTTTTACAGCCTGACCAACCCCCGCGAGCGTTATGACGTGCAGCGCACGTTGCGGCGGCAGAACAACGTCTACCTGAGCAAAGGCAGCGTGCTCTATTCCAACCTCGGCAAGCCGATGCTGACCATCGTCGAAGACACCTGCGGTCGCCACGACACCCTCGGCGGTGCCTGCGCGCAAGAGAGCAACACCGTGCGTTATGCGCTGGAAAAACGCCACATGCACAGCTGCCGTGACAACTACTTGCGCGCATGTATGCACGACGGCCGTCTGGGCAAGCGCGACATCAGCCCGAACATCAATTTCTTCATGAACGTGCCGGTCACCGCCGAAGGTGGGCTGACGTTCGAAGACGGCATTTCCGGTGCGGGCAAATACGTTGAACTGCGCGCCGAAATGGACGTGATCGTGCTGATTTCCAACTGCCCGCAGCTGAACAACCCGTGCAACGGCTATAACCCGACGCCGGCTGAATTACTCGTCTGGGACTGA